Within the Zerene cesonia ecotype Mississippi chromosome 10, Zerene_cesonia_1.1, whole genome shotgun sequence genome, the region tttcCTACTCTTTCGCCTAAAATCAACACAATCCAAgaaaatcaattgaaatatcTTTTACAAACTACAAATCCCCAGATGATCGGGTTCTATAATGCGATAAGAAGCGACTAGCAGTTTACACATCTTGGCTATAAACTATTTTCCAAACTTCCATTTAGCTCTAAACTTACTGCTTTGGCAATTTCATTAATCAgtaatcattaataataataataataataaatttatttcttatcaaattacaagattttacttaattttagacatttacaataaatgtgaTAAGTGGCACCCGTTCTAGGCTGAGTTCAAAGAACTCGCCTGTGTGGACAGGCACCAGCTTCTATCCTTACTACAGTTACATTAGTAtgcctttaattaaaatacatcataatatttataattttctagatATGATATAGACAAGAagtaaaatagatattaatgaaataaaacaaataaaataaaaacctgaGTGTGTGTGAATGATTGTGTGGATGGgtgtgtgtatatgtgtatgtgtggaTGCTAGTGAGTGTGTGTGTTGATTGGTGAGCATCAGGAAGTGTTAgtagtaaaattatgaatagtaagattatgtttatagtttaattttcaacaaGTTTTCAGTGGTATCATATGAAAATTCTTGCAGCCATTTACTGACGGTTGTTttacatttagttttattcatattatatatattgagtattttattaacatacacAATCATTAACGATGAAATTACAACATGACACATAAAACAGTTATAAGTAtgagattttttgttattgaactctgttcaaatataatacttagTCGTCATTTCCCACTACATAAATTTCAACAAcgcttcaatttaatttataaacacattaaacatgattataatatgtagagCTAACTAGAAGTTTGTAGATATCAAACTCTACTCTATTCTATCCTCAAATATACGTCTCACACGACATTTCCAGGTCTACACTAACCTCAGTAGCTCTAAGCTCTACGACTCTCGGGTTGTGTGGAGGCTCTATGGGCGCTCGTGATACAGTGACGAGAAGCTTTTCCGCCTCACGTATTAATTCCCGGTATTTGCGTTCTGCCTCTCTGTCGGCTTCGAGTAAAGGATCTCGCTGGCGGATTGGTGGAGCAGACGGGGCTTGACGCCGCCGCATGCGAGGTGGAGTGGCCCCTGGaatatttaaactacattttaCTATTAGTTTCACTTTTGCTTATTTCATAGTTTTGTAATTTAGCGAGAGCTTTgcaaaaaatttgtaatatttaatttatttacagtcGTTTCCGTTTACCTACAGTACCGATAAATGTATTGGACTAAacatacaatgaaaatatataaaaatgacataATAAACAAAGGTTCTcgttgtaattaatataattaattttgatataatttggaCCTCCtgctataaaagtaaatgcaaatactactatataaaaattgacaaatataatcaaattcgTAAATAAGTAATGTCAGCCGTCATCAAAAAAGTGCCacttatcaattataaattaagttttataataattaaatgatgttACCTAAAACTcactaaattatttcttaaaacagTCTTACCAGCAGATCGCGGCGGCCGTCTCGGTGGTCTACGTCGCCGCGCCCGTCTTCTCCCCGGCGACGCAGTACAATCCGCTTCATCCTCATCTCCACCATCTAGTCCAGTGTCACCATCAGAATCCACCTCCGCATCTGATAAAATAGCCGTTTCTTGCCCTCGAGGTCTTATACCTCGATACTCTTCATCACTAGAAGCCCCTCTGTAGTACGGCGAGCGGTACAGCTCCGGGGATAAGCGTGGGGATAGACGAGGTGAGTAGTGTGGGGATACGTGCGGGGATACATGTGGGGATATGTGTGGGGACATACGTGGAGATATATGTGGGGATAAGTGTGGGGATAAGTGTGGAGAAAGGTGCGGTGACAGATGTGGAGATCTGAAATTCAATAATGGATCTTTAGCTGTggtatgtttaatataatcacttttttactattacaaaaaatagtttatgaatattatgatTCCATGCAGATAATTATcgattgtaaattaaataatatgcataaataatttatataaagggCTGGCAGTCTTACTGCCGATCAGTGCTTATATCCAGGCCTTTACGTCATTTACCTTGGGCCATACTTAGTATGCGAGTCCAGTGAATACGGAGCATGATGTAGCACTGGTTGCTGAGGTATCTGCAGCGAATGCTGATGCAGTAGATGCAATGGCTTCTTCCTCAAGGCAGGTGAATTGGTCCCTAGCCAAGGGTTGGTGCGGATCCTGCTCCGCGGCCGGGGGGACGGAGTCGCACATATTGGCGGTTCTGGGATGAGCTTGCGACCTGTTACACTTGAACGGCGCTGGAATTATatggtattaattatttaattaattaaaaaaacaattttttatatagataactaCAAGGTATTTATGGTATGAATGGCTAATAAgctttcatttaaatgtaatgtaatttaaggTCAAATCACTGAATTGAAgtaataaattgcaataaaagtGTGACTGACTCTATAGGTATCCAATTGTAATGCACGccttaaaattcatttttgcCAATCGCATATATTCTAGGTTTGACACAAGTCACGAAACCAAGCGGCCCTCTGTCAAGTAAGAGGGCCTTACAAAAATTGCGCTCGGACTCCCAGCCGGCAGCCGGGCGCGGGTGGTTTAACCAATGGGTGTCAGCATCAGTGCTCTCACTTTACGATCACTGCGCACTATGCTCCCCAAGACAAGGAAGGACCGCCTCTAGGTGCCAGGGTGTACTTGTCAACTCTTGGTAAAACTTTACAAGTGcgatttaaagtattattagcgccatctattggtGTAGAGAAAAATACCGCACTAATAACTGAATACTGATAATTATGTGTTACGGTACAGAATGCTTACTTACTTACGTAGTTATTGCCAGAACCCTATCCCTACAGTGGGAACAAATAGGCGCTtataatatgatgatgatgaaaacaTTGTTCTCATAAAAACatgctaataattataatacttctCATCATTatctgattaaaaataataatcaataactCATTTACCAtcatttttacttaattacagttttaaataacGATGCATAGGTAAAcctatatagtatattataaataacaaagaatatattaactattatttaaaattactaattttttattaatacaaaaaaaaacattttacctaacaataaatatcgtttacttcttgattatttttcttataaatacattgatcatattaatattacatacttcgcacataatttcatttatttttcataagacAATACGGAAATAATGAAGGGAGCTTGTCAAGGAGATCCCTTTTAGAAGACGGATGGGATGGGACGAGAAGTTGAGAATCTTTGAAATaaccaaaaaatttaaaacaaaagcgGCCTTTTTGAGCTGATAGCTACACAACAAAATGTATAAGCAGGAAGCCGACTCTTAATCTAAAATGTCAAGTTATCTCAATCACGAAAAaagctaatttatttattcacgaaCACGATTCGTCTTCTGGAGAAtctcatacaaaaacaaatcgaGTTACTTTGTGTCTCTCAGTTAATAGactattaactttatattgaCTTGCTTACTTCAGAGTCCCTTGACAATTTAATCCGGTCCAGTTAATTAATAACGTAAGCTCATGAACGCTTGAATACGTATTctaacaatagaaataaattcatatttaataataccttTGATAACACAATGGATAGcagtatatatatgaaatttactaacattacaattaatgattaattattcaacAATAAAGACATCAAAAGCAATTATGGAATAATCAAATTCGCAaatcgaaaaataattatggtccatttattttcattaccaAAGTCCGTTGCGATTATAACGAAGCaggtacataattttattttttattaatcccTTCCTACAGGAGAGGAGAGGTGGAACGGATATTCTGTTAGCTCTCGCATAAAGGGTTACATTTTCAGCAATAACCACGTTACCGCACCTTTATCGAGCGCTTTACGTATGCAGGAACCAACTAATGGAATTTACTCCGACGTGAGTGATGAACGTATTTTCGGAAAGCGTACCATTTTCCTGAACATACGAAAACACATTCTATTTGCATACACTAAAGGCTTAAATTGGCACAAATTGACCTCATTAATCCAGGATTAGTTAACCGTCGCTATTAAACTTTAACTCCTACCAAAATTCAATTTTCCTAATTCGCTATGTACAAAGTTGTCCATAAATCGTTAGCCCTTACAGTGTATTTATGCAGTAAACCTAATAATAAGTAACTTTTTGCAATTACCAAGGCAATTTATTTCACAGAAGCAAAGATGACAAtgataacgaaataaaataaaatagacgtaacattttaaaagtcaGCCTACGAAATTCTTAAAACCTCATGTGTCTTAAATCtcctatgtatttattattaaagtttactAGAACTGATGTGTCTATAGTGTTTTATATTCCTACTATGTCCATGATGTATAAATACTCCATGCCCATTCATAATgcctttttttgtattttataagaatataatatgagtTAAATCTTTATATCATAAGCTTACTAAAATATTGCGAAGATTTGCTACAgagaaaattgtaataatttatatgtatgtatcgtTTTCAATtggaacaaataatataaaatatacgtacaCTGCATATGTATACATAACTACATAACATACATTTCGTGAAAGACTATTagttcataattatataagtttttaaataaccacATCTCATTCGCACACCcacttcatatattattactgaAGTTTAATGCGTTTCCACTTGTAGTGAAACCGTAAAATCCCACATAAAGTTCACGAGAACCGCGAATCCATTCGAAAGTGGCATCAAAATAGCGCTCAAAGAAGgtgttaaaagataaaatctTCAATAGGGACTATTACTGTCTAACGCCCTTAAGCCCTTACGATGGCGCACCTACTCGTATGTGGGAGCCGGGAGTCGAGACCGCATCACTTATTTCTATTTACGACACACCCCTGTCATCTACCTGTCCtcgtatgaaaataaaagggAACAGCTACATGCAAATGTCACCTCACTTGCTTTTGTTTACGCTCATCTTGGCCGCTTCATGCTGGCAACACGTTTTGTGGTATAGGATGTGAGCGATGACGATATTGCTTAAAGTTTCGTTTGGAACAtactagataaatataaaaaaaaattaaaaaataaatgaatacgaACTTGATACACGACAAAATGCATTCTTCAAATTTCGTCTTAATTGAAAGAACATGTGGGTATTATGTTgatattattgtcatttacataatataaacaaatgtacGTAATTGTGAACTCCACAGCCCCTAAATTTGTCttgattttgaaattactTTTCCTTGTATGTGGGAACGAAACTTCTAAATGTTACCTAAATTTAGCTATAGCAATGAGAGTTGCGGAATGTTGTGAATGTTAGTGcaaattttctacaaaattcCCACCTTTGATCTTACCTTAGCTGGTTCGTGGTACAGATGTGTGGTCGGTGGTGTAGGCGGTGGCGGGGGTGCCACAAGCGGAGCGGCGAGCGGAGCGGGAAGAGCGCCGGGTGACGTTCCATCTGTAGAATATCCCGTGCTGTACGCGCTTTCAGGCGACGACAGATGCGGCGGGGCTGGCAGGCCGGTAGTGGGAGGGGAGGGCTGCTTCGTTTGCTTCTGTTTACGTTTCTTCGCCCGCCCCAATTGCGCTTCCATCCATGACTTGAGCCGCGCGCCCAGCATGCCGCCGCCGGCACCTGCTGTAGAATGAATAACGAAGGTTTCAACCCTCTACCAAAACAACCATTGCATAAATAGACTTTTTTGTAGTATTTCCTTATcgtttaaatagttttacaaCGATAAAAGTTCAGCTCAAACCGCGAATTAAgctatttcaattacattaatacattttatgtaattgaatTTGCTATTAGTTGTACTATGGTGTACTGTTTAAACAATGGAACatgaataatatcaatatttttattacatacagtATTTTGTGTGCACGTAGGGTACATTCATTTCCCAAGTCTTAGACGTAAGAACAATATAGTCGCgatcttttaaaatttgtagaggGGCAAAGCATATTCACGCGCATAAAGGGACGCTTgtgagaaataataaaaggttTTAGAGAAACTGTTATGTTAAACGATGAACAAAAGCGGCACAATTGTTATGCCAACATCCGTTCTACTTTCATCTTATCGACCCTtttgaactaaataaaatgtgtaataaaatgtttcagtGCGATGTCACAAGTCGTACTGGTACCACGGATGACTTGTCGAAGTCTGAAGGCAATCCCTCgcataaaatttagttttatcgACAGTTTGTTCATGGCAATCTCGTTGATTTCGTGTACAAGCGAGAAAACAGAATTGATTTCATTCACTTCGAGTGCTCGAATGTAGTAGGGAATAAAGGGAAATAAAATTGCTTCTTATTTCTATGCTGGAGAGAATCGGTTCCATCACATCGAAATGATTAAAGTCGGCCGCATTGATAGGCAACCACGCTGATGTATtcctttattaaaatgttcacaAAAGTGCTTTATACTGgtaaaatgaagaaaatatatgcGCTATTTTCGGTTTTGTGAACCAAAGCTTGTATGAAAAACCTTGTacgattttttctttttaatctcTATGATTTTAAGCAAAATTTTCGcattaaatattctatcatCTAAAGCCCCTGAAAATATTTGCACAGCTATTCTCCGTTATTAATTTCCAGTTGAGAAgaatttatgtacatatgaCAAAAGGGGTCATTCTATAGAAAGGGCGAACGTTCGAGGtcgttaaaaatatcattattttctaaGCGACCGGGACACTTTCCCTCTGCAAGAAGAACCTGACCCAAAAACTTTGTTATTTCGCTGACctgtaaaaacttaaaaacaatgatttcacgtttaatatttatgaggtTTACACTTGAGTTCTTTGAAAcgataaaatgattattgcTTAGTTTATACACTTCTATGTGATCGTAATTACTCACAACTTGGTTCATGTTaatggttaaataaatattacgtaatGTAATTCATTTTGTAAATCTTTAACAATACGTATATGGAACAAATTAATTgttcaaaaacataaaaggCATTGCAAAAAAGTATGTAAAGAGACTATGTAGACTACTCAGCGGTTTTCACAGCACAAATGAGGGCTGTCACATTAAGTAACACAATACTTCGTCTGCTTAATAAATGTCTCGAGTCTGACGGTTTGTCATTAGCTAGCTATACAAACCATTGTCCGCCCTCACGGTTTCGTATTTCAGGAAAAACTGCCGAACGTAAAAGAGCGCTTCAAGACCCTTCGTCTTCAAAGGAATGTCGCATTCAAATTGAAAGATTCTCTACCCAATATAACTacattaatttgtgttttctCTGCGCAAATCAATGTGGCTGCGGTTTCTTACGGGGTACATCAAAGCACTCGTGCTTGGGAGTCTaagaaataatcatttttatttcacctaTATTGCATTTATGAAATCTGAATTGATATAATCCTTcaatctaattaaattttacatattaaattttaatattttaattcaacataCGATACACCTGGTATCGTATGTTGATGACGAATTTAGGACGAAACAAGCATGGACCtaaaattttaacacttaGTATATGAGAAAAAATGTCAAGAAGGAAATTCCCATTATTTGTCCAATAAGTTGTTTCTTAATACGTACAGAAGTAAGACTCTGCTGACGCTACGGAGGTATTTCTAACTGATCtcaattactaataaaataaaaacagtggatcccaaacaaaatttttaaaatgtacaaacgGTTTTATACTAACTTcactaaaaaaatagttaaaaggTACATTAAAACGATATAATCGGCTTTAACGATAGAATCAACAAAATTGTCTTGCTTGCTCTAGCGAGTATACAAAAGGAAATTTTTCAATCCGGGCGACTATAAttaggataataatataaactcttgaaataattatgttgtcACAGATCCTTgttaagtgtacaaagtttgaatgttATCAGTCCTTTTTAGTTGAACAAAATCCGGTAACATACaggtgaaatatataaaagcatgtaaaaaataatttaattgtattcttttttttcattttacaaaatttctgtaagtcaattataaatgtaccCATACTTATAATTGGTTTTAATTccaaattatcatataattctTGAAATATTCTAAACACCAAACAGTCAATTGCGGTTCAACATAATCAAAGTATTCAATACTCAATTTGCTGCACGCCGCGCCTATATCCATAACATTAGACTCGTCACTTATCGTTGC harbors:
- the LOC119829582 gene encoding proline-rich protein 36-like — encoded protein: MLGARLKSWMEAQLGRAKKRKQKQTKQPSPPTTGLPAPPHLSSPESAYSTGYSTDGTSPGALPAPLAAPLVAPPPPPTPPTTHLYHEPAKRRSSVTGRKLIPEPPICATPSPRPRSRIRTNPWLGTNSPALRKKPLHLLHQHSLQIPQQPVLHHAPYSLDSHTKYGPRSPHLSPHLSPHLSPHLSPHISPRMSPHISPHVSPHVSPHYSPRLSPRLSPELYRSPYYRGASSDEEYRGIRPRGQETAILSDAEVDSDGDTGLDGGDEDEADCTASPGRRRARRRRPPRRPPRSAGATPPRMRRRQAPSAPPIRQRDPLLEADREAERKYRELIREAEKLLVTVSRAPIEPPHNPRVVELRATEVDCPRRSPERTHITNFIRANSPEAPRRHSPAPRRSPLAAPPPRAPYNPPSPTERPHSEPPKRKMYAREEVLQTLEGLRKSLQQQSALLAVQRTRLDSL